In the Thermococcus sp. MAR1 genome, one interval contains:
- a CDS encoding DUF835 domain-containing protein, which yields MENENIPTISMHEIVEALRNKSPKELLSYAIFNEEEEAKYYAKLAEKAKRASVKALFIKMSEDSKGHHDWLYGLFKKMYPNEEPVKVEAPPVEVAPFYPEFESVEDYISALKYCMESELFAKKTYELLAKVARDEDTRAFALNLAAMEEEHYTAIRKMYELILSLEEKEIIPEKLEPGGYLFTDELKAKYFLIDLIHSGVRLSAAIREKPEKFLEVFDGSDIKVIWVTKTEVDGSIRPDEIPILKKKFCRFLRETSERDERAAVFLQNLGYFALELGFRSMMDVVLYLKDCALLYDGYILATAVKDAFSPREWALLTSELRQVS from the coding sequence ATGGAAAACGAAAATATCCCAACGATCAGTATGCACGAGATAGTGGAGGCGCTTAGGAATAAGTCTCCGAAGGAGCTTTTAAGCTACGCCATCTTCAACGAGGAAGAAGAGGCGAAGTACTATGCCAAACTCGCCGAAAAGGCCAAGAGAGCCAGCGTTAAGGCGCTGTTCATCAAAATGAGCGAGGACAGCAAGGGCCATCATGACTGGCTGTACGGTCTCTTCAAGAAGATGTACCCCAACGAGGAGCCGGTGAAGGTTGAGGCTCCCCCCGTGGAGGTGGCTCCGTTCTATCCGGAGTTCGAGAGCGTCGAGGACTACATATCGGCCCTCAAGTACTGCATGGAAAGCGAGTTGTTCGCCAAGAAAACCTACGAACTTCTGGCCAAGGTCGCCAGGGACGAAGACACAAGGGCATTCGCGCTCAACCTGGCCGCAATGGAGGAGGAGCACTACACAGCAATTAGAAAAATGTACGAGCTTATACTCTCCCTTGAGGAGAAAGAGATAATCCCTGAAAAGCTTGAGCCTGGTGGATACCTCTTCACCGATGAGCTGAAGGCCAAGTACTTCCTCATAGACCTAATCCATAGCGGTGTTCGTCTTTCAGCCGCGATTAGAGAAAAGCCAGAGAAGTTCCTTGAGGTATTTGATGGCTCTGATATCAAAGTAATCTGGGTGACCAAGACCGAGGTCGATGGTTCCATCCGGCCGGATGAGATTCCAATTCTCAAGAAAAAATTCTGCAGGTTTCTGAGAGAAACCTCCGAGCGGGATGAGAGGGCCGCTGTTTTCCTTCAGAATCTCGGCTACTTTGCACTTGAACTTGGTTTCAGGAGCATGATGGATGTAGTGCTTTACCTGAAGGACTGTGCCCTCCTCTACGACGGCTACATCCTGGCCACGGCAGTTAAGGACGCGTTCAGTCCTCGCGAGTGGGCGCTCCTAACCTCGGAGCTCAGGCAGGTTTCCTGA
- a CDS encoding YchF/TatD family DNA exonuclease, with amino-acid sequence MLDAHAHFEFYKKDAPRMIEECREKLTAVVDSITEYRKAHVWKSWEMLKPYFGFIFPTLGYHPNEARRGNWEKVKKVEEFILARRDEIVAIGEIGLDYHYAENETQRENQRKIFLHFLGLAAELNLPVVIHAREAEREAFELVQRVGVEAYFHSFAGSVELAREIAENGHPIGINTGIVFIPEVRAVAEALEIENMLVETDAPYMSPVKGRRNTPCNVQVAIEEVAKLKGIDFEEVESITERNAVSFFGLKL; translated from the coding sequence ATGCTTGATGCCCATGCACATTTCGAGTTTTACAAAAAGGACGCACCGCGTATGATAGAGGAGTGCAGAGAAAAGCTGACTGCCGTTGTGGACTCCATAACCGAGTACCGCAAAGCCCACGTCTGGAAGAGCTGGGAAATGTTGAAACCATACTTCGGATTCATCTTCCCTACCCTTGGCTATCATCCGAACGAGGCTCGGCGCGGCAACTGGGAGAAGGTGAAGAAGGTTGAGGAATTCATCCTGGCCCGCAGGGACGAGATAGTGGCAATAGGCGAGATAGGGCTGGACTACCACTACGCGGAAAACGAAACTCAGAGGGAGAACCAGAGGAAAATTTTCCTGCATTTCCTGGGGCTCGCCGCTGAACTCAACCTCCCCGTGGTGATACACGCCAGAGAGGCCGAAAGGGAGGCCTTCGAACTCGTCCAGAGAGTTGGAGTTGAGGCTTACTTCCACTCCTTCGCGGGGAGCGTCGAGCTGGCCAGGGAGATAGCAGAAAACGGGCACCCCATCGGGATAAACACCGGAATAGTCTTCATTCCCGAAGTAAGGGCGGTTGCAGAGGCCCTGGAAATCGAAAACATGCTGGTGGAAACTGACGCGCCCTACATGAGCCCGGTAAAGGGGCGGAGGAACACTCCATGCAACGTCCAAGTTGCCATTGAGGAGGTGGCAAAGCTTAAAGGAATCGACTTCGAGGAAGTCGAGAGTATAACCGAAAGGAACGCCGTGAGCTTCTTCGGTTTGAAGCTCTAG
- a CDS encoding DUF3216 domain-containing protein: MDVPEIGELRELCEKLGETSLVGRIDSFVALNEGLESKKGKEFIEVSLLGFAEGILVSLMRKYPENKKVSELLERVSERRAELDAKFRKPKPPIFENME; this comes from the coding sequence ATGGACGTTCCTGAGATTGGAGAACTGAGGGAGCTGTGCGAGAAACTCGGAGAAACGAGCCTTGTCGGGAGGATAGACTCATTCGTGGCACTCAACGAGGGACTTGAGAGCAAGAAGGGGAAGGAGTTCATAGAGGTCTCCCTTCTCGGCTTCGCGGAGGGCATCCTCGTGAGCCTGATGAGAAAGTATCCGGAGAACAAAAAGGTGAGCGAGCTCTTGGAAAGGGTCAGCGAAAGGAGGGCCGAGCTCGACGCCAAATTCAGGAAGCCAAAGCCGCCGATCTTTGAAAACATGGAGTAA
- the dapA gene encoding 4-hydroxy-tetrahydrodipicolinate synthase gives MPMLRGLFVPHVTPFGEDGNINEEALRELVHRFEDAGLSGLVTLGSNGEFPYLSFEEKLWLVEVVLDEASLPVIGGATENSTRETLRLGKALLDLGANALLIGPPYYFKPSPEELYAHYSLLADKLDGEILLYNVPKFTGINIPLDVIERLAEEHSNVIGIKDSSANMGRIAELLRRMGDKFTVLAGTADVMYPSWVIGAHGAVVAVANVVPEFCAELYRAFKEKDHRKARELQLKINLVNEVVVKRYSQISAIKAAMELRGWNAGKPRLPSLPLEKDAVEEIRKTLTEVGAL, from the coding sequence ATGCCTATGCTGAGGGGACTCTTCGTTCCGCACGTCACCCCCTTCGGTGAAGATGGGAACATAAACGAAGAAGCCCTGAGGGAGCTGGTTCACCGCTTCGAGGATGCCGGCCTCAGCGGCCTCGTGACGCTGGGGAGCAACGGTGAGTTTCCGTACCTGAGCTTCGAGGAGAAGCTTTGGCTTGTTGAGGTTGTCCTGGATGAGGCCTCCCTTCCCGTGATAGGGGGTGCAACTGAAAATTCAACTCGAGAAACACTGCGCCTTGGAAAGGCCCTCCTTGACCTCGGTGCAAATGCCCTTCTCATTGGCCCTCCCTACTACTTCAAGCCTTCTCCAGAGGAGCTTTATGCGCACTATTCACTGCTTGCCGACAAGCTCGACGGCGAGATACTCCTCTACAACGTCCCAAAATTCACTGGAATCAACATCCCGCTGGACGTTATCGAAAGGCTTGCCGAAGAGCATTCAAACGTAATCGGCATAAAGGATTCGAGCGCGAACATGGGAAGAATAGCAGAGCTCCTGAGACGCATGGGGGATAAATTTACTGTCCTCGCGGGAACTGCCGACGTTATGTATCCCTCGTGGGTCATTGGGGCGCACGGCGCCGTCGTGGCCGTCGCCAACGTCGTTCCAGAGTTCTGCGCCGAACTCTACAGGGCATTTAAAGAGAAAGACCACCGGAAGGCGAGGGAGCTCCAGCTCAAGATAAATCTCGTCAACGAGGTCGTCGTGAAGAGATACAGCCAGATTAGTGCCATAAAGGCAGCCATGGAGCTTAGGGGCTGGAACGCAGGAAAGCCAAGGCTCCCGTCGCTACCCCTAGAAAAAGATGCCGTCGAAGAGATAAGGAAAACCCTCACGGAAGTAGGAGCGCTCTAA
- a CDS encoding dihydropteroate synthase-like protein, translated as MKPPGKILLVTGKLAEPLVRKYGKGCDVFVTPVSVAAFLTPELIVRYLKKAGIRSEDYDLILIPGLVRGSAELIEDELGIPAFKGPRNAMDLPQTLKALSEGFKLSKELPADELFSFDALKRVEDIRNKTKNRRYIEKALKKPWNIMIGNLPAGRDFPARILGEVVDAPKLGTEKTVEKAIYYLREGADIIDIGMVAGETNLDFIEALPEIRERIKEGGFEVPISFDSLNTAEIEKALSYADLFLSVDEGNLERLVTQKPVVLIPTNQEGGFFPVKPAERVEFLEGLKEKALDLGYNTVIPDLILEHVPHLARSVTAFQLYRERNPEDILLAGVGNVVELYDADSVGMNALLAGIAKELSINLLLTTEVSAKARGSVRELRRAVDMNLFEMPKDLGFDLLILKEKRRTDWRFKPDGEVIEAKEKPVKLEPVYFRIWVEEGKLWVNAHRGTELILTIVGEEPNAIIDTVLEHFPVSPRHAFYLGRELERAYTALKLRRSYVQEVELFPGFY; from the coding sequence ATGAAGCCACCCGGAAAAATCCTCCTCGTCACTGGAAAACTCGCCGAGCCGCTCGTTAGAAAGTACGGGAAAGGCTGCGACGTATTCGTTACGCCCGTGAGTGTCGCTGCTTTCCTCACCCCTGAGCTTATAGTACGCTACCTGAAAAAAGCCGGCATAAGGAGCGAGGACTACGACCTTATCCTCATCCCAGGCCTCGTTCGAGGTTCTGCAGAGCTTATCGAGGACGAACTCGGAATCCCTGCATTCAAGGGCCCAAGGAATGCAATGGATTTGCCCCAGACGCTTAAGGCCCTAAGCGAGGGCTTCAAGCTCAGCAAAGAACTCCCTGCAGATGAGCTCTTCTCCTTCGATGCCCTAAAGCGCGTCGAGGACATCAGAAATAAAACCAAAAACAGGCGCTACATAGAGAAGGCCCTCAAAAAGCCCTGGAACATCATGATTGGCAACCTTCCAGCGGGAAGGGACTTTCCGGCGAGGATTTTGGGGGAAGTGGTGGATGCTCCAAAGCTGGGGACTGAAAAGACCGTCGAGAAGGCCATATACTACCTCCGGGAGGGGGCAGATATCATCGACATCGGCATGGTGGCTGGAGAGACCAACCTCGATTTCATTGAGGCCCTCCCTGAAATCCGCGAGCGGATTAAGGAGGGAGGCTTTGAAGTGCCGATAAGCTTTGACTCCCTCAACACCGCTGAAATCGAGAAAGCCTTAAGCTACGCAGACCTATTCCTCAGCGTTGACGAGGGCAACCTTGAGAGGCTCGTAACTCAAAAGCCGGTCGTTTTGATCCCGACCAATCAGGAAGGGGGATTCTTCCCGGTTAAACCGGCCGAGAGGGTCGAGTTTCTTGAAGGACTGAAGGAGAAAGCCCTTGATTTGGGTTATAATACAGTAATCCCGGATTTAATCCTTGAACACGTTCCCCATCTGGCGCGCTCGGTAACTGCCTTCCAGCTCTACCGCGAGAGGAATCCCGAGGATATCCTTTTGGCCGGGGTTGGAAACGTGGTCGAGCTCTACGACGCCGACAGCGTGGGCATGAACGCCCTTTTAGCTGGAATTGCAAAGGAGCTCTCGATAAACCTCCTTCTGACCACCGAGGTCAGTGCCAAAGCGAGAGGCTCGGTCAGGGAGCTGAGGAGAGCTGTAGACATGAACCTCTTCGAGATGCCCAAGGATCTGGGCTTTGACCTTCTCATCCTCAAGGAGAAGAGAAGAACCGATTGGAGGTTTAAACCAGATGGTGAGGTTATCGAGGCCAAGGAAAAACCGGTTAAACTTGAGCCCGTCTACTTCAGGATATGGGTCGAGGAAGGGAAGCTGTGGGTGAACGCCCACCGCGGAACCGAGCTAATCCTCACGATAGTCGGCGAGGAGCCGAACGCGATAATCGACACGGTTCTTGAGCATTTCCCTGTTTCCCCGAGGCACGCCTTCTACCTTGGCCGGGAGCTTGAGAGGGCTTACACAGCCCTAAAGCTTAGGAGGAGCTACGTCCAGGAGGTTGAGCTCTTCCCTGGCTTCTATTAA
- a CDS encoding DUF72 domain-containing protein, with protein sequence MIHIGTCGFCESHSRYYRDFDAIEVQQTFYRVVQEKTLERWRKEAPEGFTFAIKAFQGVTHPPNSPTWRRSNVKPSKGVGLLRPTSEVLHFWRLTLREAEILGARFILIQLPRSFRESEESFANAERFFELMDREDFEIAVELRGWSEKSVKRFVREFEVIDVTDPLVRIPLHKGETNYYRLHGRYENGKIIYRHSYSDGELQKTRERVLGWNKGESFVFFNNSDMCRDAKRFRAMMNET encoded by the coding sequence ATGATTCACATCGGAACCTGCGGCTTCTGCGAGAGCCACTCCCGTTATTACCGCGACTTCGACGCGATAGAGGTGCAGCAAACCTTTTACCGAGTAGTCCAAGAGAAGACGCTCGAACGCTGGAGGAAGGAGGCTCCGGAAGGTTTTACCTTTGCCATCAAGGCCTTTCAAGGAGTTACCCACCCACCGAACAGCCCAACGTGGCGCAGGAGCAACGTGAAGCCGAGCAAAGGGGTGGGTCTTCTCAGGCCAACGAGCGAGGTGCTCCACTTCTGGCGTTTGACGCTGAGAGAGGCTGAGATTTTAGGGGCGCGCTTTATTCTGATTCAGCTCCCGAGGAGCTTCAGGGAGAGCGAGGAGAGCTTCGCTAACGCTGAGCGCTTCTTCGAGCTGATGGATAGGGAAGACTTCGAGATAGCGGTGGAGCTTCGCGGCTGGAGCGAAAAAAGCGTCAAGCGCTTCGTGAGGGAATTTGAGGTTATAGACGTAACCGACCCGCTCGTGCGGATTCCACTCCACAAAGGAGAGACAAACTATTACAGGCTTCACGGGCGCTACGAGAACGGGAAGATAATCTATCGGCACTCCTACAGTGACGGGGAGCTGCAGAAGACAAGGGAGCGTGTCCTCGGCTGGAATAAAGGAGAGAGCTTCGTCTTCTTCAACAACTCGGACATGTGCAGGGACGCGAAGAGGTTCAGGGCGATGATGAACGAGACGTAG
- a CDS encoding type II toxin-antitoxin system VapC family toxin: MIVIDTSALCKFLLKEEGWREVIPYLQPESNAHAVEMLLTETTNVIWKNASNGNLSREEGEKLLSALELLVDKGIITIEENREYLRRAFELSVEHNIAIYDALFITQAQKLNATLLTCDEKQGKVAEKLGISVVLL; this comes from the coding sequence GTGATAGTCATTGACACATCGGCCCTCTGCAAGTTCCTCCTGAAGGAAGAGGGATGGAGGGAAGTGATCCCCTATCTCCAGCCGGAAAGCAACGCCCACGCGGTCGAGATGCTCCTCACCGAGACCACCAACGTAATCTGGAAGAACGCGAGCAATGGAAACCTCAGCAGGGAGGAGGGGGAGAAGCTCCTCTCGGCTCTGGAACTCCTCGTTGATAAGGGCATAATAACGATCGAGGAGAACCGGGAATACCTTAGACGGGCCTTTGAGCTGAGCGTTGAACATAATATCGCAATCTACGATGCCCTCTTCATAACTCAGGCCCAAAAGCTTAACGCCACTCTCCTCACCTGCGACGAAAAACAGGGAAAAGTGGCGGAGAAACTGGGCATAAGCGTCGTTCTCCTCTAA
- the gyaR gene encoding glyoxylate reductase translates to MLMPKVFITRAIPENGIKLLREHFQVEVWDSEHEIPREILLEKVREVDALVSMLSERIDAEIFDAAPKLRIVANYAVGYDNIDVEEATRRGIYVTNTPDVLTDATADFAWTLLLATARRLIEADRFTRSGEWKRKGIAWHPLMFLGYDVYGKTIGIVGFGRIGQAVAKRARGFGMRILYNSRTRKPEVEKELGAEFRPLDELLRESDFVVLAVPLTKETYHMIGERELKLMKKTAILVNIARGKVVDTEALVKALKEGWIAGAGLDVYEEEPYYNEELFKLKNVVLAPHIGSATFGAREGMAELVARNLIAFKNGEVPPTLVNKEVVKVRKPGFD, encoded by the coding sequence ATGCTCATGCCGAAGGTCTTCATAACCCGTGCCATTCCCGAAAACGGCATCAAACTCCTGAGGGAGCACTTCCAGGTCGAGGTCTGGGATAGTGAACACGAGATTCCGAGGGAGATCCTACTTGAGAAGGTTCGAGAGGTGGACGCTCTGGTTTCTATGCTCAGTGAGCGGATTGACGCGGAAATCTTCGATGCCGCTCCAAAGCTCAGGATTGTGGCCAACTATGCCGTTGGTTACGACAACATAGACGTCGAAGAGGCAACAAGGAGGGGAATCTACGTCACGAACACCCCCGACGTCCTCACCGATGCAACAGCGGACTTCGCTTGGACCCTTCTGCTTGCCACCGCAAGAAGGCTCATCGAGGCGGACAGGTTCACACGCTCCGGCGAGTGGAAGAGGAAAGGAATAGCCTGGCACCCGCTCATGTTTCTGGGGTACGACGTCTATGGCAAGACCATAGGAATAGTCGGCTTCGGCAGAATCGGCCAGGCGGTGGCGAAAAGAGCCAGAGGCTTCGGGATGAGGATACTCTACAACTCGCGCACGAGGAAGCCAGAAGTTGAAAAGGAGCTCGGCGCCGAGTTCAGGCCCCTCGACGAGCTTCTCAGGGAGAGCGATTTCGTGGTCTTAGCAGTTCCGCTGACGAAAGAAACTTACCACATGATAGGCGAACGAGAGCTTAAGCTCATGAAGAAAACGGCGATATTGGTGAACATAGCCAGGGGAAAGGTCGTCGATACGGAGGCACTCGTAAAGGCACTCAAGGAGGGCTGGATTGCCGGCGCTGGCTTAGACGTCTACGAGGAGGAGCCCTACTACAACGAAGAGCTGTTCAAGCTCAAGAACGTTGTTTTGGCACCGCACATAGGCAGTGCAACCTTCGGAGCAAGGGAGGGCATGGCCGAGCTCGTGGCGAGGAATTTGATAGCCTTCAAGAATGGGGAGGTTCCGCCGACGCTGGTCAATAAAGAAGTTGTGAAGGTCAGGAAGCCGGGGTTTGATTAG
- a CDS encoding RNA-guided endonuclease TnpB family protein has translation MKRSVTVKLQPSREQEKILHRLADIGAKVWNRVNFLRRRQYFQEQIVDFNSTEKTVYEEFKREIGSATVQQIARKNAEAWRSFFSLLRKKRNDELPDWLKPKPPNYLKEDGKRKPLIVLRNDQYRIEGNMLILKGLGKFKKLEVQFKGKIHLKGKQGRLEITYDKAKRKWYAHISITVEKKLEGEEWVKVPKQPLGSLSAGIDLGVNNLMAVYVENGESFLVNGRPLKSIDFYWRRKIADYRSKLNKSGAKTSRKLKRMHEKAKLQAKHYINTAVRQTVRRLYDLGVSRIVVGYPKGIARNSDNGKRQNFILSHVWRFNTVIQRLKEVAEEYGIRVLVVNEAFTSKTCPVCGKPHEGARFVRGLYSCPGTGLVFNADLVGAFNILKKVVRTITPNLGGLFAQGRGNGGKALPEGSKTRFILGLNETPQTSPLARG, from the coding sequence ATGAAGCGTTCAGTAACAGTAAAACTCCAGCCCTCAAGGGAACAAGAGAAGATTCTCCATCGGTTAGCCGACATTGGAGCAAAAGTCTGGAACAGAGTAAACTTTCTCAGACGACGGCAATACTTCCAAGAGCAAATCGTAGACTTCAATTCAACAGAGAAAACCGTTTATGAGGAGTTTAAACGGGAAATCGGCTCAGCCACAGTCCAGCAAATAGCGAGGAAAAACGCCGAAGCTTGGAGAAGCTTTTTCTCACTCCTTCGGAAGAAGCGGAATGATGAACTCCCCGACTGGCTTAAGCCCAAACCACCAAACTACTTGAAGGAAGACGGGAAGAGAAAACCCTTAATCGTCCTCAGAAACGACCAATACAGGATTGAAGGGAACATGTTAATCCTTAAAGGCCTTGGCAAGTTCAAAAAACTTGAAGTCCAGTTCAAGGGAAAGATACACTTGAAGGGCAAGCAAGGACGCTTAGAAATCACTTATGACAAGGCAAAGCGGAAGTGGTATGCCCACATCAGCATTACCGTTGAGAAAAAACTTGAAGGTGAGGAATGGGTTAAAGTTCCAAAACAGCCTCTGGGAAGCCTTTCCGCGGGGATTGACCTTGGAGTGAACAACTTAATGGCCGTTTACGTTGAAAATGGTGAAAGCTTCCTCGTGAACGGGAGGCCATTGAAGAGCATTGATTTTTACTGGCGGAGGAAGATTGCCGATTACCGGTCAAAACTCAACAAGTCGGGAGCAAAGACGAGTAGGAAGCTCAAGAGAATGCACGAAAAGGCGAAACTTCAGGCAAAGCACTACATTAACACGGCAGTTAGACAGACCGTCAGAAGGCTTTATGATTTGGGTGTTTCGAGGATTGTCGTCGGTTATCCCAAGGGTATCGCCAGGAACTCTGATAATGGTAAAAGGCAGAATTTTATCCTTTCCCACGTCTGGCGGTTTAATACTGTGATTCAAAGGCTCAAAGAAGTTGCCGAGGAGTATGGTATTCGGGTTTTGGTTGTTAATGAGGCTTTCACTTCTAAGACTTGTCCCGTTTGCGGGAAGCCCCACGAGGGGGCAAGGTTTGTTCGTGGTCTTTATTCGTGTCCCGGGACGGGGCTTGTCTTTAACGCGGATTTAGTTGGTGCCTTCAACATTTTGAAGAAGGTTGTGAGAACCATAACCCCGAACTTGGGCGGTTTGTTTGCCCAAGGGAGGGGTAATGGGGGGAAGGCCCTCCCCGAGGGGTCGAAGACCCGCTTTATTTTGGGTTTAAATGAGACCCCTCAAACCTCCCCGCTAGCGAGGGGTTAA
- the rlmD gene encoding 23S rRNA (uracil(1939)-C(5))-methyltransferase RlmD, translating to MELTGRIERISADGLGVLERSNRTVYVPFAYPGDVVSVKKTRRRFGRIIGRDFELLEPSPLRQGARCQHFGTCGGCLWQGLKYKEQLRLKAGLFERITGIEAEIKGSPKIWGFRNVSNFIVTTEGIGLKEYGSPSKVVNLSECPLFSRRTPEYLRALKDFLSETGLRPWNLKGKAGDVHYLQVREGKFTGEVMVNLIAHTKPSEEVAGAFRDYFSFADSLYWSVKTDERDDPRGEPELLDGEPFIRERIGDVTYLIHPNSFFQTNSYALELLLRAVEDSTDGEKVLDLYSGVGTFGVWLAKRGFNVEGIEINPFAVEMARKNAELNGVDAVFKVGQAEETSIGDYDTVVVDPPRRGLKEAGELLVRNGVERLLYVSCNPKAFNLDYENHLRKAYRVEGTILIDMFPHTPHVEAVVELVRKG from the coding sequence ATGGAGCTGACGGGAAGGATAGAAAGAATCAGCGCCGATGGCCTTGGTGTGCTGGAGAGGAGTAATAGGACCGTTTACGTGCCCTTTGCATATCCTGGCGACGTGGTGAGTGTGAAGAAAACCCGGAGGCGCTTTGGCAGGATTATTGGGAGGGATTTTGAGCTTCTGGAACCTTCACCGCTCAGGCAAGGGGCCAGATGTCAGCACTTTGGAACCTGCGGCGGCTGTCTCTGGCAGGGATTAAAATACAAGGAGCAGCTCCGCCTGAAGGCGGGGCTCTTCGAGAGGATAACGGGGATAGAGGCAGAGATCAAAGGTTCGCCCAAAATCTGGGGGTTTAGAAACGTCAGCAACTTCATCGTTACCACTGAAGGGATAGGACTCAAGGAGTATGGAAGCCCATCGAAGGTTGTAAACCTTTCGGAATGTCCCCTCTTCTCAAGGAGAACGCCTGAATATCTCCGCGCTCTGAAGGATTTCCTCTCAGAGACTGGTTTAAGGCCCTGGAATCTAAAGGGAAAAGCCGGCGACGTCCACTACCTTCAGGTCAGGGAGGGCAAGTTCACTGGCGAGGTCATGGTGAACCTCATAGCCCATACGAAGCCATCGGAAGAAGTTGCTGGGGCATTCAGGGACTATTTCTCCTTTGCTGATTCCCTTTACTGGAGCGTTAAAACTGATGAAAGGGACGATCCGAGGGGAGAGCCGGAGCTTCTAGACGGTGAACCTTTCATACGCGAGAGGATTGGAGACGTTACATACCTCATCCACCCCAACAGCTTCTTTCAGACCAACAGCTACGCCCTGGAACTACTCCTCAGGGCGGTTGAGGACTCCACCGATGGCGAGAAAGTCCTCGATCTCTACTCTGGAGTCGGAACCTTCGGCGTCTGGCTGGCTAAGAGGGGCTTCAACGTCGAGGGGATTGAGATAAATCCCTTCGCGGTGGAGATGGCAAGGAAAAACGCCGAGCTGAATGGTGTTGATGCCGTCTTTAAAGTTGGCCAGGCCGAGGAAACGTCGATCGGCGATTACGACACGGTGGTAGTTGATCCGCCGAGGAGGGGGCTGAAGGAAGCCGGAGAGCTGCTCGTCAGGAACGGAGTTGAGAGGCTCCTTTACGTCTCCTGCAATCCTAAGGCGTTTAACCTCGACTACGAGAACCACCTGAGGAAGGCCTACAGAGTTGAGGGCACTATTCTAATCGACATGTTCCCCCACACGCCGCACGTTGAGGCCGTTGTGGAGCTCGTGAGGAAAGGTTAA
- a CDS encoding ATP-binding protein — MSRQKFIDRKRELEFLERAYSSNRAEFLVIYGRRRIGKTELLLHFVRDKPHVYFLATERPYRDNLRELQRLLSEFLGDRLFGKVAFEDIDELLMAFAERIGDERAILIIDEFPLLIEHHHPVLSPLQKAWDLKLSETRIMLILCGSSVSAMESEVLAYKSPLYGRRTGQWRLTEIPFFHIGEFLPGYTVENLVKVYGITGGIPAYLLQFSPEKSFDENVVEKVLSKGAFLYEEAEFLLREELREPANYFAILQAIASGRSRFGEIVNSTGLDKSLVSKYLAVLQRLGIVEREVPVTATLKEASKRGLYSITDNYFAFWFRYVLPNKGYLEAGLAEEVWERSKSDFNAYMGFIFEKLIRNPEVFLRLTSFRFTKLGRWWRKGEEIDIVSLNEMEKRALLIEVKWKELSEREARGILKDLERKAGLVGLEGWEKSYGLVAKSLEGKEELRAEGWLLWDLEDFDGLRFKGKG; from the coding sequence ATGAGTAGACAGAAGTTCATAGACAGGAAACGCGAACTGGAGTTCCTTGAGAGGGCATACTCCAGCAATAGAGCCGAGTTCCTCGTAATCTATGGCAGGAGGAGAATCGGCAAGACCGAATTGCTGCTGCACTTCGTCAGGGATAAGCCACACGTCTACTTTCTGGCAACGGAGAGGCCTTACCGTGACAACCTGAGGGAGCTCCAGAGACTCCTATCGGAATTTCTCGGGGACAGGCTCTTCGGGAAGGTGGCCTTTGAGGACATAGACGAGCTCCTCATGGCGTTCGCTGAAAGAATTGGGGACGAGAGGGCAATCTTGATAATCGACGAGTTTCCCTTGTTAATTGAGCACCACCACCCGGTTCTCTCGCCCCTCCAGAAGGCGTGGGATTTGAAGCTGTCCGAGACAAGGATAATGCTCATCCTCTGCGGTTCAAGCGTTTCGGCGATGGAAAGCGAGGTTTTGGCCTACAAAAGCCCCCTTTACGGAAGGAGAACTGGACAATGGCGTTTAACCGAGATTCCGTTCTTCCACATCGGGGAATTTCTGCCCGGCTACACAGTTGAGAACCTTGTGAAAGTGTACGGCATCACTGGAGGAATTCCGGCGTATCTGCTTCAGTTCAGCCCGGAGAAAAGCTTCGACGAGAACGTGGTTGAGAAGGTTCTCTCCAAGGGAGCGTTTCTCTACGAAGAGGCGGAGTTTCTCCTTAGGGAAGAGCTCCGCGAACCGGCTAACTACTTCGCGATACTCCAGGCCATAGCGAGCGGAAGGAGCAGGTTCGGGGAGATAGTGAACTCCACCGGACTCGACAAGAGCCTCGTATCGAAGTACCTAGCCGTTCTCCAGAGACTCGGAATAGTGGAGAGGGAAGTTCCCGTTACCGCAACGCTTAAAGAAGCAAGCAAGAGAGGGCTGTACTCGATAACCGACAACTACTTCGCCTTCTGGTTCCGATACGTGCTGCCAAACAAGGGCTATCTTGAGGCAGGACTGGCGGAGGAAGTCTGGGAGCGCTCGAAGAGCGACTTTAACGCCTACATGGGTTTCATCTTCGAGAAACTCATCAGGAATCCGGAAGTTTTCTTAAGGCTCACAAGCTTCCGCTTCACGAAACTCGGCCGCTGGTGGAGAAAAGGCGAGGAGATTGATATCGTCTCTCTGAACGAGATGGAGAAGAGGGCTTTGCTCATTGAAGTCAAGTGGAAGGAGCTGAGCGAGAGAGAAGCAAGGGGGATTTTGAAGGATTTGGAGAGAAAGGCAGGACTTGTTGGCTTGGAGGGCTGGGAGAAGAGCTATGGACTGGTGGCTAAGAGTTTAGAAGGAAAAGAAGAGTTAAGAGCTGAAGGCTGGCTCCTCTGGGACTTGGAGGACTTTGACGGGCTGAGATTCAAAGGGAAAGGATAG